The Neovison vison isolate M4711 chromosome 10, ASM_NN_V1, whole genome shotgun sequence genome has a segment encoding these proteins:
- the GATAD2B gene encoding transcriptional repressor p66-beta isoform X2, protein MDRMTEDALRLNLLKRSLDPADERDDVLAKRLKMEGHEAMERLKMLALLKRKDLANLEVPHELPSKQDGGGVKGYEEKLNGNLRPHGDGRPAGRPGKENISDEPVDMSARRSEPDRGRLTPSPDIIVLSDNEASSPRSSSRMEERLKAANLEMFKGKGMEERQQLIKQLRDELRLEEARLVLLKKLRQSQLQKENVVQKTPVVQNAASIVQPSPAHGGQQGLSKLPSRPGAQGVEPQSLRTLQGHSVIRSAASTALPHMLMSQRVIAPNPAQLQGQRGPPKPGLVRTTTPSMNPAINYQPSSSVPCQRTASSAIYMNLASHIQPGTVNRVSSPLPSPSAMTDAANSQAAAKLALRKQLEKTLLEIPPPKPPAPLLHFLPSAANSEFIYMVGLEEVVQSVIDSQGKSCASLLRVEPFVCAQCRTDFTPHWKQEKNGKILCEQCMTSNQKKALKAEHTNRLKNAFVKALQQEQEIEQRLQQQAALSPTAAPAVSSVGKQDTIMRHHTLRQAPQPQSSLQRGIPTSARSMLSNFAQAPQLSVPGGLLGMPGVNIAYLNTGIGGHKAPSLADRQREYLLDMIPPRSIAQSISGQK, encoded by the exons ATGGACAGAATGACGGAAGATGCGCTTCGCCTCAACCTGCTGAAGCGGAGCTTGGACCCGGCGGACGAGAGGGACGACGTCCTGGCTAAGCGGCTCAAAATGGAGGGGCACGAGGCCATGGAGCGCCTGAAGATGCTGGCGCTGCTGAAGCGGAAGGACCTGGCCAATCTGGAGGTGCCGCACGAGTTGCCCAGCAAGCAGGACGGCGGTGGCGTCAAGGGCTACGAAGAGAAGCTCAATGGGAACCTCAGGCCTCACGGAGACGGCAGGCCGGCAGGAAGGCCGGGCAAAGAGAACATCAGCGACGAGCCGGTGGATATGAGCGCGAGGCGGAG tGAGCCAGACCGAGGAAGGCTGACTCCCTCCCCAGACATCATTGTTTTATCTGATAATGAGGCTTCCAGTCCCCGTTCCAGCTCCCGAATGGAAGAAAGACTCAAAGCAGCCAACCTAGAGATGTTTaag GGGAAAGGCATGGAGGAACGGCAGCAGCTCATCAAGCAGCTGAGAGATGAGCTACGGCTGGAGGAAGCTCGGCTGGTGCtgttaaagaaactgaggcagagccaGCTACAGAAAGAGAACGTGGTCCAGAAG ACCCCAGTCGTGCAGAATGCCGCGTCCATTGTTCAGCCGTCTCCTGCCCACGGGGGACAGCAGGGCCTGTCCAAGCTCCCCTCCCGGCCTGGAGCCCAAGGGGTTGAACCACAGAGTCTGAGAACATTACAG GGTCACAGTGTTATCCGCTCGGCGGCCAGTACCGCGCTCCCACATATGCTGATGTCTCAACGTGTCATCGCACCGAACCCTGCCCAGCTGCAGGGCCAGCGGGGCCCTCCCAAGCCTGGCCTTGTGCGCACCACAACACCCAGCATGAACCCTGCCATCAACTACCAGCCG TCGAGTTCTGTTCCCTGCCAGCGCACAGCATCCTCCGCCATCTATATGAACCTTGCCTCCCACATCCAGCCAGGGACCGTGAACAGAGTGTCCTCACCACTTCCCAGCCCTAGCGCCATGACTGACGCCGCCAACTCCCAGGCCGCAGCCAAGCTGGCTCTCCGCAAACAGCTGGAGAAGACCCTCCTGGAGATCCCGCCCCCgaagccccccgcccccctgctccACTTCCTGCCTAGTGCAGCCAACAGCGAGTTCATCTACATGGTGGGCTTGGAAGAGGTCGTCCAGAGCGTCATCGACAGCCAAG GCAAGAGCTGCGCTTCGCTCCTGCGGGTCGAACCCTTTGTCTGCGCCCAGTGCCGCACAGACTTCACCCCGCACTGGAAGCAGGAGAAGAACGGGAAGATCCTGTGTGAGCAGTGCATGACCTCCAACCAGAAGAAGGCTCTGAAGGCCGAGCACACCAACCGGCTGAAAAACGCGTTTGTTAAAGCCCTACAGCAGGAACAG GAGATTGAACAGCGACTCCAGCAGCAGGCCGCCCTCTCCCCTACGGCGGCTCCCGCCGTGTCCAGTGTCGGCAAACAAGACACCATCATGAGACATCATACGCTTCGGCAG GCCCCACAGCCCCAGAGCAGCCTGCAGCGTGGAATCCCCACCTCTGCCCGGTCCATGCTCTCCAACTTTGCACAGGCGCCCCAGCTCTCCGTGCCGGGCGGCCTCCTCGGGATGCCAG GTGTCAACATCGCATACTTGAACACCGGCATCGGAGGACACAAAGCTCCCAGTTTGGCGGACCGACAGCGGGAGTACCTTTTAGACATGATCCCTCCCCGGTCTATAGCGCAGTCCATCAGCGGGCAGAAATAA
- the GATAD2B gene encoding transcriptional repressor p66-beta isoform X3 — translation MDRMTEDALRLNLLKRSLDPADERDDVLAKRLKMEGHEAMERLKMLALLKRKDLANLEVPHELPSKQDGGGVKGYEEKLNGNLRPHGDGRPAGRPGKENISDEPVDMSARRSEPDRGRLTPSPDIIVLSDNEASSPRSSSRMEERLKAANLEMFKGKGMEERQQLIKQLRDELRLEEARLVLLKKLRQSQLQKENVVQKTPVVQNAASIVQPSPAHGGQQGLSKLPSRPGAQGVEPQSLRTLQGHSVIRSAASTALPHMLMSQRVIAPNPAQLQGQRGPPKPGLVRTTTPSMNPAINYQPPGTVNRVSSPLPSPSAMTDAANSQAAAKLALRKQLEKTLLEIPPPKPPAPLLHFLPSAANSEFIYMVGLEEVVQSVIDSQGKSCASLLRVEPFVCAQCRTDFTPHWKQEKNGKILCEQCMTSNQKKALKAEHTNRLKNAFVKALQQEQEIEQRLQQQAALSPTAAPAVSSVGKQDTIMRHHTLRQAPQPQSSLQRGIPTSARSMLSNFAQAPQLSVPGGLLGMPGVNIAYLNTGIGGHKAPSLADRQREYLLDMIPPRSIAQSISGQK, via the exons ATGGACAGAATGACGGAAGATGCGCTTCGCCTCAACCTGCTGAAGCGGAGCTTGGACCCGGCGGACGAGAGGGACGACGTCCTGGCTAAGCGGCTCAAAATGGAGGGGCACGAGGCCATGGAGCGCCTGAAGATGCTGGCGCTGCTGAAGCGGAAGGACCTGGCCAATCTGGAGGTGCCGCACGAGTTGCCCAGCAAGCAGGACGGCGGTGGCGTCAAGGGCTACGAAGAGAAGCTCAATGGGAACCTCAGGCCTCACGGAGACGGCAGGCCGGCAGGAAGGCCGGGCAAAGAGAACATCAGCGACGAGCCGGTGGATATGAGCGCGAGGCGGAG tGAGCCAGACCGAGGAAGGCTGACTCCCTCCCCAGACATCATTGTTTTATCTGATAATGAGGCTTCCAGTCCCCGTTCCAGCTCCCGAATGGAAGAAAGACTCAAAGCAGCCAACCTAGAGATGTTTaag GGGAAAGGCATGGAGGAACGGCAGCAGCTCATCAAGCAGCTGAGAGATGAGCTACGGCTGGAGGAAGCTCGGCTGGTGCtgttaaagaaactgaggcagagccaGCTACAGAAAGAGAACGTGGTCCAGAAG ACCCCAGTCGTGCAGAATGCCGCGTCCATTGTTCAGCCGTCTCCTGCCCACGGGGGACAGCAGGGCCTGTCCAAGCTCCCCTCCCGGCCTGGAGCCCAAGGGGTTGAACCACAGAGTCTGAGAACATTACAG GGTCACAGTGTTATCCGCTCGGCGGCCAGTACCGCGCTCCCACATATGCTGATGTCTCAACGTGTCATCGCACCGAACCCTGCCCAGCTGCAGGGCCAGCGGGGCCCTCCCAAGCCTGGCCTTGTGCGCACCACAACACCCAGCATGAACCCTGCCATCAACTACCAGCCG CCAGGGACCGTGAACAGAGTGTCCTCACCACTTCCCAGCCCTAGCGCCATGACTGACGCCGCCAACTCCCAGGCCGCAGCCAAGCTGGCTCTCCGCAAACAGCTGGAGAAGACCCTCCTGGAGATCCCGCCCCCgaagccccccgcccccctgctccACTTCCTGCCTAGTGCAGCCAACAGCGAGTTCATCTACATGGTGGGCTTGGAAGAGGTCGTCCAGAGCGTCATCGACAGCCAAG GCAAGAGCTGCGCTTCGCTCCTGCGGGTCGAACCCTTTGTCTGCGCCCAGTGCCGCACAGACTTCACCCCGCACTGGAAGCAGGAGAAGAACGGGAAGATCCTGTGTGAGCAGTGCATGACCTCCAACCAGAAGAAGGCTCTGAAGGCCGAGCACACCAACCGGCTGAAAAACGCGTTTGTTAAAGCCCTACAGCAGGAACAG GAGATTGAACAGCGACTCCAGCAGCAGGCCGCCCTCTCCCCTACGGCGGCTCCCGCCGTGTCCAGTGTCGGCAAACAAGACACCATCATGAGACATCATACGCTTCGGCAG GCCCCACAGCCCCAGAGCAGCCTGCAGCGTGGAATCCCCACCTCTGCCCGGTCCATGCTCTCCAACTTTGCACAGGCGCCCCAGCTCTCCGTGCCGGGCGGCCTCCTCGGGATGCCAG GTGTCAACATCGCATACTTGAACACCGGCATCGGAGGACACAAAGCTCCCAGTTTGGCGGACCGACAGCGGGAGTACCTTTTAGACATGATCCCTCCCCGGTCTATAGCGCAGTCCATCAGCGGGCAGAAATAA
- the GATAD2B gene encoding transcriptional repressor p66-beta isoform X1 yields the protein MDRMTEDALRLNLLKRSLDPADERDDVLAKRLKMEGHEAMERLKMLALLKRKDLANLEVPHELPSKQDGGGVKGYEEKLNGNLRPHGDGRPAGRPGKENISDEPVDMSARRSEPDRGRLTPSPDIIVLSDNEASSPRSSSRMEERLKAANLEMFKGKGMEERQQLIKQLRDELRLEEARLVLLKKLRQSQLQKENVVQKTPVVQNAASIVQPSPAHGGQQGLSKLPSRPGAQGVEPQSLRTLQGHSVIRSAASTALPHMLMSQRVIAPNPAQLQGQRGPPKPGLVRTTTPSMNPAINYQPQSSSVPCQRTASSAIYMNLASHIQPGTVNRVSSPLPSPSAMTDAANSQAAAKLALRKQLEKTLLEIPPPKPPAPLLHFLPSAANSEFIYMVGLEEVVQSVIDSQGKSCASLLRVEPFVCAQCRTDFTPHWKQEKNGKILCEQCMTSNQKKALKAEHTNRLKNAFVKALQQEQEIEQRLQQQAALSPTAAPAVSSVGKQDTIMRHHTLRQAPQPQSSLQRGIPTSARSMLSNFAQAPQLSVPGGLLGMPGVNIAYLNTGIGGHKAPSLADRQREYLLDMIPPRSIAQSISGQK from the exons ATGGACAGAATGACGGAAGATGCGCTTCGCCTCAACCTGCTGAAGCGGAGCTTGGACCCGGCGGACGAGAGGGACGACGTCCTGGCTAAGCGGCTCAAAATGGAGGGGCACGAGGCCATGGAGCGCCTGAAGATGCTGGCGCTGCTGAAGCGGAAGGACCTGGCCAATCTGGAGGTGCCGCACGAGTTGCCCAGCAAGCAGGACGGCGGTGGCGTCAAGGGCTACGAAGAGAAGCTCAATGGGAACCTCAGGCCTCACGGAGACGGCAGGCCGGCAGGAAGGCCGGGCAAAGAGAACATCAGCGACGAGCCGGTGGATATGAGCGCGAGGCGGAG tGAGCCAGACCGAGGAAGGCTGACTCCCTCCCCAGACATCATTGTTTTATCTGATAATGAGGCTTCCAGTCCCCGTTCCAGCTCCCGAATGGAAGAAAGACTCAAAGCAGCCAACCTAGAGATGTTTaag GGGAAAGGCATGGAGGAACGGCAGCAGCTCATCAAGCAGCTGAGAGATGAGCTACGGCTGGAGGAAGCTCGGCTGGTGCtgttaaagaaactgaggcagagccaGCTACAGAAAGAGAACGTGGTCCAGAAG ACCCCAGTCGTGCAGAATGCCGCGTCCATTGTTCAGCCGTCTCCTGCCCACGGGGGACAGCAGGGCCTGTCCAAGCTCCCCTCCCGGCCTGGAGCCCAAGGGGTTGAACCACAGAGTCTGAGAACATTACAG GGTCACAGTGTTATCCGCTCGGCGGCCAGTACCGCGCTCCCACATATGCTGATGTCTCAACGTGTCATCGCACCGAACCCTGCCCAGCTGCAGGGCCAGCGGGGCCCTCCCAAGCCTGGCCTTGTGCGCACCACAACACCCAGCATGAACCCTGCCATCAACTACCAGCCG CAGTCGAGTTCTGTTCCCTGCCAGCGCACAGCATCCTCCGCCATCTATATGAACCTTGCCTCCCACATCCAGCCAGGGACCGTGAACAGAGTGTCCTCACCACTTCCCAGCCCTAGCGCCATGACTGACGCCGCCAACTCCCAGGCCGCAGCCAAGCTGGCTCTCCGCAAACAGCTGGAGAAGACCCTCCTGGAGATCCCGCCCCCgaagccccccgcccccctgctccACTTCCTGCCTAGTGCAGCCAACAGCGAGTTCATCTACATGGTGGGCTTGGAAGAGGTCGTCCAGAGCGTCATCGACAGCCAAG GCAAGAGCTGCGCTTCGCTCCTGCGGGTCGAACCCTTTGTCTGCGCCCAGTGCCGCACAGACTTCACCCCGCACTGGAAGCAGGAGAAGAACGGGAAGATCCTGTGTGAGCAGTGCATGACCTCCAACCAGAAGAAGGCTCTGAAGGCCGAGCACACCAACCGGCTGAAAAACGCGTTTGTTAAAGCCCTACAGCAGGAACAG GAGATTGAACAGCGACTCCAGCAGCAGGCCGCCCTCTCCCCTACGGCGGCTCCCGCCGTGTCCAGTGTCGGCAAACAAGACACCATCATGAGACATCATACGCTTCGGCAG GCCCCACAGCCCCAGAGCAGCCTGCAGCGTGGAATCCCCACCTCTGCCCGGTCCATGCTCTCCAACTTTGCACAGGCGCCCCAGCTCTCCGTGCCGGGCGGCCTCCTCGGGATGCCAG GTGTCAACATCGCATACTTGAACACCGGCATCGGAGGACACAAAGCTCCCAGTTTGGCGGACCGACAGCGGGAGTACCTTTTAGACATGATCCCTCCCCGGTCTATAGCGCAGTCCATCAGCGGGCAGAAATAA